The Streptococcus viridans genome includes a window with the following:
- a CDS encoding family 20 glycosylhydrolase — protein MKSHQPRYAIRKYAVGVASVLVGFFASGQVVAADTPSVTERPATTLPTQPSEGDLPLSATEEAAQPVVEKPTVPAPIVDQSQPTLPDRELRASDLDRLIREEAISVTEADGTAQPVPVTAATETPAKDPEQEEKLAKKKVISIDAGRKYFSPDQIKEIIDEASKTGYTDLHLLVGNDGLRFVLDDMSLQVGDASYSSQAVKEAVEKGTKAYYDDPNGTALTQAQMDDILAYAKSKNIGVIPTINSPGHMDAILTAMEQLGIENPYFNYFGTKKSERTVDLDNQKALDFTKALVDKYAAYFSGKTDIFNIGLDEYANDATDAHGWQVLQASKHWPDEGYPDKGYEKFIQYANDLAAIVKKHKMKPMAFNDGIYYNGDTSYGTFDKDIIVSYWTGGWNGYDVASSKFLSELGHQILNTNDAWYYVLGRDKAGSGWYNLDQGLEGISKSAIDVVQKNDGAKVPFIGGMVAAWADTPSATYKKELLFKLMQAFADKNADYFVADPEIVEKALAEAPTDLDHYTPESLVAFTAAKEALEGVGAETTRAEAKELIASLKAAQEALVHTESYAKELADKEAAEKLAKSKVISIDAGRKYFSLDQLKRIVDKASELGYTDLHLLVGNDGMRFVLDDMTLEANGKTYASDDVKQALLEGTKAYYDDPNGQALTQAEMDELLAYASSKGIGLIPAVNSPGHMDAILVAMEKLGIEHPQATFDTVSKTTMDLTNEEAVNFTKALIGKYMDYFKGKSKIFNYGTDEYANDATNAQGWYYLKWYELYGKFADYSNSLAAMAREKGLQPMAFNDGFYYGDEDDVAFDKDVLISYWSKGWWGYNLASPQYLADKGYKFLNTNGDWYYVLGHRGEQSYPLDKAIQHSETVPFEQLASTKYPDVKLPVSGSMLGIWADEPANEYKEEEVFQVMEAFANHNKDYFKADYTALRAALASVPTDLSIYTEESRLALAKVLDTLNWTVSRAHQEKVDEQVTSLTQALSQLKPITQVGSQAENDVRALVEDKPSLEIVETELDFEVVERTNPDLAKGERKVVQVGAKGQHREFVAVSALDKSRQVVGTEVTKEAVSEIVEVGTKEAEVITPTPGLQDGPSPQPDLPQVDQGGHHQVRPVAPEVKPLVNAQPAPVASEQKPVEEAKPAPVQDQTPSSHQLPETGQESILGLALLGAVLGATGMGLKGRKED, from the coding sequence ATGAAATCACATCAACCACGTTATGCTATTCGCAAGTATGCTGTAGGAGTTGCTTCGGTACTGGTTGGCTTTTTTGCTAGCGGTCAAGTCGTAGCAGCAGATACGCCAAGCGTTACAGAAAGGCCTGCAACGACTCTTCCGACGCAGCCAAGTGAAGGAGACTTGCCTCTCTCCGCTACGGAGGAAGCTGCTCAGCCGGTGGTAGAAAAACCAACTGTTCCTGCTCCAATCGTTGATCAAAGTCAACCGACCTTACCTGATCGAGAATTGCGCGCATCTGATCTTGATCGCTTGATTCGTGAAGAAGCGATCTCTGTCACAGAAGCTGATGGGACAGCTCAACCGGTTCCGGTAACAGCAGCGACGGAAACACCCGCTAAAGATCCAGAGCAAGAAGAAAAATTGGCCAAGAAAAAAGTCATCTCTATTGATGCGGGTCGCAAGTACTTCTCACCTGATCAAATAAAGGAAATCATTGATGAAGCCAGCAAGACAGGTTATACCGATTTGCATCTCTTAGTGGGAAATGATGGTTTGCGCTTTGTCCTTGATGACATGTCCTTGCAAGTAGGAGATGCGTCCTACTCAAGTCAAGCGGTCAAAGAGGCAGTTGAAAAAGGAACCAAAGCTTACTATGACGATCCAAATGGAACAGCCTTGACGCAGGCTCAAATGGATGACATTTTGGCTTATGCTAAATCCAAGAATATAGGCGTGATTCCAACAATTAATAGCCCAGGGCACATGGATGCAATCCTAACCGCTATGGAGCAATTAGGGATCGAAAACCCTTACTTTAATTACTTTGGCACGAAAAAGTCAGAACGGACCGTTGATTTAGACAACCAAAAAGCCTTAGATTTCACCAAAGCCTTGGTGGACAAGTATGCGGCTTATTTCAGTGGCAAGACAGACATCTTTAACATCGGTTTGGACGAATATGCCAATGATGCAACAGATGCCCATGGTTGGCAGGTTCTCCAAGCTAGCAAGCATTGGCCAGATGAAGGCTATCCAGATAAAGGCTACGAAAAATTCATCCAATATGCCAATGATCTAGCGGCTATTGTGAAAAAACACAAGATGAAACCAATGGCCTTCAACGACGGTATCTACTACAATGGCGACACCTCCTACGGAACCTTTGATAAAGATATCATTGTTTCCTACTGGACAGGTGGTTGGAACGGCTATGATGTGGCTTCTTCAAAATTCTTGTCTGAACTAGGCCATCAAATTCTTAACACCAATGATGCTTGGTACTATGTCCTTGGTCGTGACAAGGCTGGATCAGGTTGGTACAATCTCGATCAAGGTCTCGAAGGGATTTCTAAATCAGCGATTGATGTTGTTCAAAAGAATGATGGGGCTAAGGTTCCATTTATCGGTGGGATGGTAGCTGCCTGGGCAGATACGCCATCTGCAACCTACAAAAAAGAGCTTCTCTTCAAGCTCATGCAGGCTTTTGCGGATAAGAACGCAGACTACTTTGTAGCGGACCCTGAAATCGTCGAAAAAGCTCTTGCGGAAGCTCCAACTGATTTGGACCATTACACTCCAGAATCGCTAGTAGCCTTTACAGCAGCGAAAGAGGCACTAGAAGGAGTGGGAGCAGAAACGACACGAGCAGAAGCCAAAGAACTGATTGCTTCTCTCAAAGCCGCTCAAGAGGCCTTAGTCCATACAGAAAGCTATGCCAAAGAGTTGGCAGACAAGGAAGCTGCTGAAAAACTAGCCAAGAGCAAGGTAATTTCCATTGATGCAGGACGCAAATACTTCTCGCTGGATCAATTGAAACGAATCGTGGATAAGGCTAGTGAGCTAGGCTACACTGACTTGCACCTCCTTGTCGGAAATGATGGCATGCGCTTTGTGCTCGATGATATGACCCTGGAAGCCAATGGCAAGACTTATGCCAGCGACGATGTGAAACAGGCGCTTCTCGAAGGTACCAAGGCCTACTATGACGATCCAAATGGTCAAGCTTTGACACAAGCAGAAATGGATGAGTTACTGGCTTATGCTAGCTCAAAAGGGATTGGCTTGATCCCAGCAGTCAATAGTCCAGGTCATATGGATGCCATATTGGTAGCGATGGAAAAACTGGGTATTGAACATCCACAAGCAACCTTTGATACGGTTTCCAAGACAACCATGGATCTAACCAACGAAGAAGCCGTCAACTTCACCAAGGCCCTAATTGGCAAGTACATGGACTATTTCAAAGGCAAGTCTAAGATCTTTAACTATGGAACAGACGAATACGCCAATGATGCTACCAATGCCCAAGGCTGGTACTATCTCAAATGGTATGAGCTCTATGGTAAGTTTGCGGACTATTCCAATAGTCTCGCAGCTATGGCTCGTGAAAAAGGCTTGCAACCAATGGCCTTTAACGATGGCTTCTACTATGGAGATGAAGATGATGTTGCCTTTGACAAGGATGTCTTGATTTCATACTGGTCTAAAGGATGGTGGGGCTATAACCTCGCATCACCACAGTACCTAGCAGACAAGGGCTACAAATTCCTCAATACCAACGGTGACTGGTACTATGTTTTGGGCCATAGAGGAGAGCAAAGCTATCCACTCGATAAAGCTATCCAACATTCAGAAACCGTTCCATTTGAACAATTAGCTTCAACCAAATACCCTGATGTGAAATTACCAGTGTCCGGAAGTATGTTGGGAATCTGGGCAGATGAACCAGCCAATGAATACAAGGAAGAAGAAGTCTTCCAGGTCATGGAAGCATTTGCCAACCATAACAAAGACTATTTCAAAGCTGACTATACAGCCCTTCGTGCGGCCCTTGCAAGTGTTCCAACAGATCTTTCCATCTATACAGAGGAATCTCGTTTAGCTCTTGCAAAAGTCTTGGATACATTGAACTGGACTGTCAGTCGTGCCCATCAAGAAAAGGTAGATGAGCAAGTGACAAGCCTAACACAAGCTCTCAGCCAGTTGAAACCAATCACCCAAGTGGGAAGTCAAGCAGAAAATGATGTCAGAGCCTTGGTAGAAGACAAACCAAGCTTGGAAATTGTTGAAACAGAACTAGATTTTGAAGTCGTCGAACGGACCAATCCAGACTTGGCCAAGGGTGAACGAAAAGTGGTTCAAGTAGGTGCCAAAGGCCAGCATCGTGAATTTGTTGCGGTCTCTGCTCTTGATAAGAGCCGCCAAGTGGTAGGAACAGAAGTTACGAAAGAAGCTGTTTCTGAGATTGTGGAAGTGGGCACCAAGGAGGCAGAAGTGATCACTCCGACTCCAGGTTTACAGGATGGTCCAAGTCCTCAACCAGACTTACCTCAAGTTGATCAAGGAGGTCATCATCAAGTAAGACCAGTAGCTCCTGAAGTGAAGCCACTTGTGAATGCTCAACCAGCTCCAGTCGCTTCAGAGCAAAAACCAGTGGAAGAGGCTAAGCCAGCACCGGTGCAAGACCAAACACCGTCTAGCCATCAACTTCCTGAGACTGGACAAGAGTCTATCTTAGGTTTGGCCTTACTTGGAGCTGTTCTTGGTGCAACAGGGATGGGTCTCAAGGGACGGAAAGAAGACTAA
- a CDS encoding bifunctional hydroxymethylpyrimidine kinase/phosphomethylpyrimidine kinase: protein MSNELILAISGNDIFSGGGLHADLATYTTNKQHGFVAVTCLTAMTEHGFEVIPVDPMTFAQQLNSLKDVPFSAIKLGLLPNVEVADLALDYVKAHADIPVVLDPVLVCKETHDVEVSALRDELIKFFPYVTIITPNLPEAEILIQSKIQSLDDMKEAARKLHELGAANVVVKGGNRLNKEKAIDVFYDGQDFTVFEEDVLEKNNTGAGCTFASSIASQLVQGKATLEAVKASKAFVYQAIQKSDQYGVVQYDQ from the coding sequence ATGAGCAATGAATTGATTCTAGCTATTTCAGGAAATGATATTTTTAGTGGAGGAGGTCTTCATGCAGACCTTGCGACCTATACAACCAATAAGCAGCATGGTTTTGTAGCGGTGACTTGTTTGACAGCCATGACCGAGCACGGTTTTGAAGTCATTCCGGTGGATCCGATGACCTTTGCCCAACAGCTCAACTCTCTCAAGGATGTTCCTTTTTCTGCTATTAAACTCGGCCTCTTGCCAAATGTTGAAGTGGCAGACCTGGCCTTGGACTACGTCAAGGCCCATGCGGATATCCCTGTAGTTTTAGACCCTGTCTTGGTCTGCAAGGAAACCCATGATGTGGAAGTGTCAGCTCTTCGAGATGAATTGATTAAGTTCTTCCCTTATGTGACCATCATCACACCAAACTTACCAGAGGCTGAGATCTTGATCCAAAGCAAGATTCAATCGCTCGATGATATGAAGGAAGCTGCTCGTAAGCTCCATGAATTGGGAGCGGCCAACGTCGTGGTCAAAGGGGGCAATCGCCTCAACAAGGAAAAAGCCATTGATGTCTTTTATGATGGCCAAGACTTTACGGTCTTCGAAGAAGACGTTTTAGAGAAGAATAATACAGGAGCTGGTTGTACCTTTGCCTCTAGCATTGCAAGCCAGTTAGTTCAAGGGAAGGCAACGTTAGAAGCTGTTAAGGCTTCAAAAGCGTTCGTCTACCAAGCCATTCAAAAATCAGATCAATATGGAGTAGTTCAATATGACCAATAA
- the truA gene encoding tRNA pseudouridine(38-40) synthase TruA, with protein sequence MTRYKATISYDGTLFAGFQRQPHARSVQKEIEKTLMRLNQGNPVTIHGAGRTDAGVHALGQVIHFDLPQPRDEEKLRFALDTQTPEDIDFIQVEQVADDFHSRYKKHSKTYEFIVDYGRPKNPMMRHYATHYPYPLDVAKMQVAIQKLEGTHDFTGFTASGTSVEDKVRTITEARLVEDRANHRLLFTFSGNGFLYKQIRNMVGTLLKIGNGRMPVEQIDLILEKKDRNLAGPTAAPNGLYLKEIRYEQ encoded by the coding sequence ATGACACGATACAAAGCAACTATTTCTTACGATGGAACGCTATTTGCAGGTTTCCAACGCCAACCGCATGCGCGTAGTGTACAAAAAGAAATCGAGAAGACCTTAATGCGTCTCAATCAAGGAAATCCCGTGACCATCCATGGCGCGGGCCGGACGGATGCAGGCGTCCATGCCCTTGGGCAGGTCATCCATTTTGATCTCCCTCAGCCACGGGATGAGGAGAAGCTCCGCTTCGCTCTGGATACCCAGACCCCAGAGGATATTGACTTTATCCAGGTGGAGCAAGTAGCAGATGACTTTCACTCACGTTACAAGAAGCACAGCAAGACCTATGAATTCATCGTGGATTATGGTCGCCCCAAGAACCCCATGATGCGCCATTATGCCACCCACTATCCCTACCCCTTGGATGTGGCCAAGATGCAAGTAGCCATCCAAAAGTTGGAGGGAACCCATGATTTCACCGGATTTACTGCTTCGGGTACTAGTGTGGAAGATAAGGTTCGCACGATTACAGAGGCTCGCTTGGTTGAGGATAGGGCAAATCATCGCCTTCTCTTTACCTTTTCAGGTAATGGCTTTCTCTACAAGCAAATCCGCAATATGGTGGGAACCTTGCTAAAGATTGGCAATGGACGAATGCCGGTTGAGCAAATTGACTTGATTTTAGAAAAAAAGGACCGCAATCTAGCAGGTCCTACAGCAGCGCCAAATGGCTTATATTTAAAGGAGATTCGGTATGAGCAATGA
- the tig gene encoding trigger factor translates to MSVSFENKETNRGVLTFTISQDQIKPALDRVFESVKKNLNVPGFRKGHLPRPIFNQRFGEESLYQDALNDLLPAAYEAAVKEAGLEVVAQPTFDVVSMEKGQDWTLTANVVTKPEVKLGAYKDLEVSVEVSKEVTDEDVDARIERERNNLAELVIKEGPAAEGDTVVIDFVGSVDGVEFDGGKGDNFSLGLGSGQFIPGFEDQLVGHSAGETVDVIVTFPENYQATDLAGKEAKFVTTIHEVKAKEVPALDDELAKDIDEEVETLAELKEKYRKELAEAKEEAYKDAVESAAIDLAVENAEIVDLPEEMIHEEVHRAVNEFLGNMQRQGISPDMYFQITGTTQEDLHKQYEADAAARTKTNLVVEAVAKAEGFEATDEEVTAEIEQLAADYNMPVEQVRSLLSPEMLKHDIAVKKAVEVITSTAKVK, encoded by the coding sequence ATGTCTGTATCATTTGAAAACAAAGAAACAAACCGCGGAGTATTGACTTTTACCATCAGTCAAGACCAAATTAAACCAGCTTTAGACCGCGTGTTTGAGTCTGTTAAGAAAAACTTGAACGTACCAGGATTCCGTAAAGGTCACCTTCCACGTCCGATCTTCAACCAACGTTTTGGTGAAGAATCACTTTATCAAGATGCTTTGAACGATCTTCTTCCAGCAGCTTATGAAGCAGCAGTAAAAGAAGCAGGTCTTGAAGTGGTTGCTCAACCAACTTTTGACGTTGTATCAATGGAAAAAGGTCAAGATTGGACATTGACAGCAAATGTTGTTACAAAACCAGAAGTAAAATTGGGTGCTTACAAAGACCTTGAAGTATCTGTAGAAGTTTCTAAAGAAGTAACAGATGAAGATGTAGATGCACGTATCGAACGCGAACGCAACAACTTGGCTGAATTGGTAATCAAAGAAGGACCAGCAGCTGAAGGTGATACCGTTGTGATCGACTTTGTAGGTTCTGTTGACGGTGTTGAGTTTGACGGAGGAAAAGGAGATAACTTCTCACTTGGACTTGGTTCAGGTCAATTCATCCCAGGTTTCGAAGACCAATTGGTTGGACACTCAGCTGGTGAAACAGTTGATGTCATCGTAACTTTCCCAGAAAACTACCAAGCAACTGACCTTGCAGGTAAAGAAGCAAAATTCGTGACAACCATCCACGAAGTAAAAGCAAAAGAAGTACCAGCTCTTGACGATGAATTGGCAAAAGACATCGACGAAGAAGTTGAAACTCTTGCTGAATTGAAAGAAAAATACCGCAAAGAGTTGGCTGAAGCGAAAGAAGAAGCTTACAAAGATGCAGTTGAGTCAGCAGCGATTGACCTTGCAGTAGAAAATGCAGAAATCGTTGACCTTCCAGAAGAAATGATCCACGAAGAAGTACACCGTGCTGTCAATGAATTCCTTGGAAACATGCAACGTCAAGGAATCTCTCCAGACATGTACTTCCAAATCACTGGTACAACTCAAGAAGATCTTCACAAACAATATGAAGCAGATGCAGCAGCACGTACTAAGACAAACCTTGTCGTAGAAGCGGTTGCTAAAGCAGAAGGCTTCGAAGCAACTGACGAAGAAGTAACTGCAGAAATCGAACAATTGGCAGCAGACTACAACATGCCAGTTGAACAAGTTCGTAGCTTGCTTTCACCAGAAATGTTGAAACACGACATCGCTGTGAAGAAAGCTGTTGAAGTGATCACAAGTACTGCAAAAGTAAAATAA
- a CDS encoding B3/B4 domain-containing protein → MDWILNQSLVDLGIETVVIGVAKQVDPQAHLSATFLAKKKEMENWALNCDLSLVKEEAVVQGYMDLLKESGRSVKKNPPTILALIKNIQSRGFLPTINSVIDIYNVECLRSFLAIGGHDLDKIQGPIEFTISQREDTFLPILSTEKHVSETDPVYRDQEGIMAWLDVRDGERYKMEETTRNALFIIQGNRATSVEMRLEALERIREDMASCMPDLEFEKYLVTPSETIPVP, encoded by the coding sequence ATGGACTGGATACTGAATCAAAGTTTGGTTGACTTAGGGATTGAGACAGTTGTAATCGGAGTGGCCAAACAGGTGGATCCACAAGCTCACCTGTCTGCAACTTTTCTAGCTAAAAAGAAGGAGATGGAAAATTGGGCCTTAAATTGTGATCTCAGCTTGGTGAAAGAGGAGGCAGTTGTACAAGGCTATATGGACTTGTTGAAGGAATCGGGGCGTAGTGTCAAGAAGAACCCGCCGACAATTCTTGCTTTGATTAAGAATATCCAAAGTCGTGGCTTCCTTCCGACGATCAATAGTGTGATTGATATCTATAATGTCGAATGTCTCCGTTCCTTTTTAGCCATTGGAGGGCATGATTTGGATAAGATCCAAGGACCAATCGAGTTTACGATTAGTCAAAGAGAGGATACCTTTTTGCCCATCTTATCAACAGAAAAGCATGTTAGTGAAACCGATCCGGTCTACCGAGATCAAGAGGGTATTATGGCCTGGCTAGATGTGAGAGATGGTGAGCGCTATAAGATGGAGGAGACTACCCGCAATGCCCTCTTTATCATCCAGGGAAACAGAGCGACCTCTGTAGAGATGCGCTTGGAAGCACTGGAGCGGATTAGAGAAGATATGGCCTCTTGTATGCCTGATTTAGAATTTGAAAAATATCTGGTTACCCCCAGTGAGACAATTCCAGTCCCTTAA
- the rpoE gene encoding DNA-directed RNA polymerase subunit delta — MELEVFAGQEKSELSMIEVARAILESRGRDHEMYFNDLVNEIQNYLEKSNSEIREALPLFYTELNVDGSFIPLGDNKWGLRSWYAIDEVDEEIIALEETDEDEEPKKRKKKRVNAFMDGDEDAIDYNADDPEDEDVYEADPALTYDDENPEDEKDEVEAYDAEINEISPDELDEEVELSDEEDEEESYEEEE; from the coding sequence TTGGAATTAGAAGTATTTGCTGGACAAGAAAAAAGTGAACTTTCAATGATTGAAGTAGCCCGTGCAATCTTAGAGTCACGTGGCCGTGATCATGAAATGTATTTCAATGACCTGGTCAATGAAATTCAAAACTACCTTGAAAAATCAAACAGTGAAATTCGTGAAGCTCTTCCATTGTTCTATACGGAATTGAATGTGGACGGAAGCTTTATCCCACTAGGAGACAACAAATGGGGACTTCGCTCATGGTATGCGATCGATGAGGTAGATGAAGAAATCATCGCTCTTGAAGAAACAGATGAAGATGAAGAGCCTAAGAAACGTAAGAAAAAACGTGTCAACGCCTTTATGGATGGAGACGAAGACGCGATCGATTACAATGCGGATGATCCAGAAGACGAAGATGTCTATGAAGCAGATCCAGCGCTTACTTACGATGATGAAAACCCAGAAGATGAGAAGGATGAAGTGGAAGCCTATGACGCTGAAATTAATGAAATCTCACCAGATGAGTTGGATGAAGAAGTTGAGTTAAGTGACGAAGAAGACGAAGAAGAGTCTTACGAAGAAGAAGAATAA
- a CDS encoding aminopeptidase, whose protein sequence is MVLPNFKENLEKYAKLLVANGINVQPGHTLALNIDVEQRELAHLIVKEAYALGAHEVIIQWADDFTTREKFLHAPMDRLDNVPDYKIAEMNYLLEHKASRLGVRSSDPGALNGVEAEKLSASAKALGMAMKPMRIATQSNKVSWTVAAAAGLEWAKKVFPNAASDEEAVDLLWDQIFKTCRVYEEDPVKAWEEHAAILKSKADTLNKEQFSALHYTAPGTDLTLGLPKNHVWESAGAINAQGEGFLPNMPTEEVFTAPDFRRAEGYVTSTKPLSYNGNIIEGIKVTFENGEIVDITAEKGDQVMKDLVFKNKGARALGECALVPDPSPISQSGITFFNTLFDENASNHLAIGAAYATSVEGGAEFTEEELEAAGLNRSDVHVDFMIGSSQMDIDGIREDGTRVPVFRNGDWAI, encoded by the coding sequence ATGGTTTTACCAAATTTTAAAGAAAACTTAGAAAAATACGCAAAATTGTTGGTGGCAAACGGCATCAACGTGCAACCTGGCCATACTTTGGCTTTGAACATCGATGTGGAGCAAAGAGAATTGGCCCACTTGATCGTGAAGGAAGCCTATGCCTTGGGGGCGCATGAAGTGATCATCCAATGGGCAGATGATTTTACTACCCGTGAAAAATTCCTCCATGCACCGATGGATCGCTTGGACAACGTGCCTGATTACAAGATTGCAGAGATGAATTACCTCTTGGAACACAAGGCCAGTCGCTTGGGTGTGCGCTCGTCTGATCCAGGTGCCTTAAATGGTGTCGAGGCAGAGAAACTTTCGGCTTCTGCTAAGGCTTTGGGCATGGCCATGAAACCAATGCGCATCGCTACTCAATCCAACAAGGTCAGCTGGACAGTTGCTGCAGCAGCTGGTTTAGAATGGGCGAAAAAGGTCTTCCCAAATGCGGCGAGCGACGAAGAAGCAGTGGATCTCCTTTGGGATCAAATCTTCAAGACCTGCCGGGTGTACGAAGAAGATCCAGTCAAGGCTTGGGAAGAGCATGCTGCTATTTTGAAGAGCAAGGCAGATACACTTAATAAAGAACAATTCTCAGCCCTTCATTACACAGCGCCAGGCACCGATTTGACCCTTGGCTTGCCAAAAAACCACGTCTGGGAATCTGCTGGAGCCATCAATGCCCAAGGCGAAGGTTTCTTGCCAAACATGCCGACAGAAGAGGTCTTCACAGCTCCTGACTTCCGTCGTGCAGAAGGTTATGTAACTTCCACAAAACCGCTTAGCTACAATGGGAACATCATTGAAGGCATCAAAGTGACCTTTGAAAATGGAGAAATTGTGGATATCACAGCAGAAAAAGGCGATCAAGTCATGAAAGATTTGGTCTTCAAAAACAAGGGAGCGCGTGCCTTGGGTGAATGTGCCCTCGTACCAGATCCAAGCCCAATTTCCCAATCAGGCATCACCTTCTTTAATACCCTCTTCGATGAAAATGCCTCTAACCACTTGGCCATCGGGGCAGCCTATGCAACCAGCGTAGAAGGTGGAGCAGAGTTCACAGAAGAAGAACTCGAAGCAGCCGGCCTCAACCGCTCAGACGTCCACGTTGACTTCATGATCGGCTCAAGCCAAATGGATATCGACGGCATCCGTGAGGATGGAACACGCGTCCCAGTCTTCCGCAACGGAGATTGGGCAATATAG
- a CDS encoding ECF transporter S component, translated as MTNNRTQVIAHLAILTALTVVLGYYTKLPTPTGMVTLLDLGVYFTAFYLGRKEGAVVGGLGAFLLDLLSGYPQWMFFSLLFHGAQGYFAGFKGKARYIGLLLGTVIMVGGYALASALFLGNTWVAAIEEVPHNLVQNFVGMALGYALYHFLPKKGN; from the coding sequence ATGACCAATAACCGTACCCAAGTAATCGCGCATTTAGCCATTTTAACCGCCTTGACAGTTGTGCTGGGCTATTACACCAAGTTGCCAACTCCAACCGGGATGGTGACCTTGCTGGATTTAGGCGTTTATTTTACCGCCTTTTATCTGGGGCGCAAAGAAGGAGCAGTGGTCGGTGGTCTTGGAGCCTTTCTCTTAGACCTCCTCTCTGGCTATCCTCAATGGATGTTCTTTAGTCTCCTTTTCCACGGAGCTCAAGGCTACTTTGCTGGCTTTAAAGGAAAAGCCCGTTACATCGGTCTGCTTCTAGGAACGGTTATCATGGTAGGCGGCTATGCCCTAGCATCAGCGCTCTTTTTAGGAAATACCTGGGTAGCGGCCATTGAAGAGGTTCCTCATAATCTGGTTCAAAACTTCGTTGGGATGGCTCTGGGATATGCTCTGTACCATTTCTTGCCAAAGAAGGGGAATTAG
- a CDS encoding TIGR01440 family protein produces MELEQLKRETQEILLDLLSKANLHQGQILVLGLSTSEVAGASIGKNSSLEIGQAIVKTILDTLTPKGIYLAVQGCEHLNRALVVERELAEKKDLEIVNVLPSLHAGGAGQLAAFGYMKDPVEVEFITAQAGLDIGDTSIGMHVKHVQVPVRPVLKELGGAHVTALASRPKLIGGARATYQDDPLRKS; encoded by the coding sequence ATGGAGTTAGAACAATTAAAAAGAGAAACCCAGGAGATTTTGCTGGATCTTTTATCCAAGGCCAATCTGCATCAGGGACAAATCCTCGTATTAGGCCTGTCCACCAGTGAAGTCGCTGGCGCAAGTATCGGGAAGAACTCAAGCCTAGAGATTGGGCAAGCCATTGTGAAAACCATCCTAGATACCCTAACTCCCAAAGGGATTTACTTAGCTGTCCAAGGATGTGAGCATCTTAACCGCGCTCTGGTGGTCGAACGTGAACTAGCAGAAAAGAAAGACTTAGAAATCGTCAATGTACTACCGAGCCTCCATGCGGGTGGTGCCGGACAGTTGGCAGCCTTCGGTTATATGAAAGACCCAGTCGAAGTTGAATTTATCACAGCTCAGGCTGGTTTGGACATCGGGGACACTTCTATTGGGATGCATGTCAAGCATGTGCAAGTACCCGTTCGCCCAGTCTTGAAAGAACTGGGTGGTGCTCATGTGACGGCTCTAGCCAGTCGTCCCAAGTTAATCGGTGGGGCGCGTGCTACTTACCAAGATGATCCGCTTCGAAAATCCTAA